A genomic stretch from Planctomycetia bacterium includes:
- a CDS encoding antitoxin family protein yields MSQTFSAIYEDGVLRPLTPVEIPDHAIVQVTVATPTTAANSTSAELSLDELKRRFAEATTYDGGLPSDFSREDIYSDHD; encoded by the coding sequence ATGAGCCAGACATTCTCAGCTATTTACGAAGACGGGGTGCTGCGTCCGTTGACGCCGGTGGAGATTCCAGACCACGCCATCGTGCAAGTGACGGTTGCTACGCCGACCACCGCGGCCAACTCGACGTCGGCGGAACTGTCGCTGGACGAGCTTAAGCGCCGCTTCGCGGAAGCGACTACGTACGACGGCGGATTGCCATCCGATTTCTCTCGCGAAGATATCTATTCAGATCACGATTGA
- a CDS encoding type II toxin-antitoxin system VapC family toxin — protein sequence MFDGDDPQFAVANAALWRLERREEPLFTTAQNIAEFWNVLTRPETARGGYGKLPEVAEHRISTILLVCELLTESPSSFAEWRRLMSDFQVLGTSVHDARIAAIMRVNKISHILTLDGSGFQRYPFIVAEHPRNTRE from the coding sequence TTGTTCGACGGCGACGACCCACAATTCGCTGTGGCGAACGCCGCGCTATGGAGACTCGAGCGCCGCGAGGAACCACTCTTTACGACGGCGCAAAATATCGCCGAGTTTTGGAATGTGTTGACGCGGCCTGAAACAGCGCGAGGTGGCTATGGAAAGCTTCCCGAAGTTGCAGAGCACAGAATCTCAACGATATTGCTCGTGTGCGAGCTGCTAACTGAATCGCCCAGCTCATTTGCGGAGTGGCGAAGGCTCATGAGCGACTTTCAAGTGCTTGGCACGTCCGTTCATGACGCTCGAATCGCCGCCATCATGCGGGTTAACAAGATATCGCACATTTTGACGCTGGATGGTTCTGGTTTTCAGCGCTATCCATTTATTGTAGCTGAACATCCACGGAATACTCGTGAATGA
- a CDS encoding 2-oxo acid dehydrogenase subunit E2: MAVDFKLPDLGENIDSGDVISVLVSEGDEIQANQGVIELETGKAVVEVPSSVAGRISKIHVKVGDKLPIGATVLTVEASSAAAPAPPAAPQPPAPAPAPQAAAPQPAAPQPAPAAPAPVAVAPLEAPAPATPQVSTPVQAAYSADNGANGGLAPAAAPATRRLARELGVDLGSVDGSGPGGRITREDIVSAVRQNNAAVASAATAPKPAAKAAPSAPAASAPAAPSADGVADSDFWGPIRRVGMTKIRKTIAVNMARSSVTIPHVTNFDSADITELERIRKGSTADYAGSSVKLTSMAFVMKAVALALKHHGTLNASIDMDGEQLIYKDYVNLGVAVDTERGLVVPVIRNVDRMTIPQIAQALTDVATRARAAQFTLDDLRGGTFTLSNLGTVGGQFSTPIINHPEVAILLLGRSKLQPVVVNETKIEPRLLMPLSLSYDHRLVDGATAGRFLNEVINFLEVPGRLLLAP, translated from the coding sequence ATGGCCGTTGACTTCAAGCTTCCTGACCTTGGCGAAAACATCGACTCCGGCGACGTGATCAGCGTGCTGGTGAGCGAAGGGGATGAAATCCAAGCGAATCAGGGAGTCATCGAGCTCGAGACCGGCAAGGCGGTCGTGGAAGTGCCGTCGTCTGTGGCCGGGCGCATCTCCAAGATTCATGTGAAGGTCGGCGACAAATTGCCGATCGGCGCAACGGTACTGACCGTCGAAGCGTCCAGCGCCGCAGCGCCGGCGCCTCCGGCCGCACCGCAGCCACCTGCTCCGGCGCCAGCGCCCCAAGCGGCCGCGCCGCAACCAGCAGCACCCCAGCCTGCTCCGGCAGCCCCCGCCCCGGTCGCCGTAGCGCCTCTTGAGGCGCCGGCCCCGGCTACGCCGCAGGTGAGCACCCCGGTTCAGGCGGCTTATTCGGCCGACAATGGCGCCAACGGCGGGCTCGCCCCGGCCGCCGCACCGGCGACGCGAAGGCTAGCGCGCGAGCTTGGCGTCGATCTGGGAAGCGTGGACGGATCCGGCCCTGGCGGGCGCATCACGCGGGAAGATATCGTCTCCGCGGTCCGCCAGAACAACGCCGCCGTGGCATCCGCCGCCACCGCGCCGAAACCGGCCGCCAAGGCCGCGCCCAGCGCGCCGGCTGCTTCAGCGCCGGCCGCGCCGAGCGCCGACGGCGTGGCCGACTCCGACTTCTGGGGACCGATTCGCCGCGTCGGCATGACGAAGATTCGCAAGACGATCGCCGTCAACATGGCGCGCAGCTCGGTGACGATTCCGCACGTGACGAACTTCGACTCGGCCGACATCACCGAGCTGGAGCGGATTCGTAAAGGCAGCACCGCCGACTACGCCGGCTCGAGCGTCAAACTCACCTCGATGGCCTTCGTGATGAAGGCCGTGGCGCTGGCGCTCAAGCATCACGGCACGCTCAACGCGTCGATCGACATGGACGGCGAGCAGTTGATTTACAAGGACTATGTCAACCTCGGCGTGGCGGTCGATACCGAACGCGGACTGGTCGTGCCGGTGATCCGTAATGTCGACCGGATGACCATTCCGCAAATCGCACAAGCACTGACGGACGTCGCCACCCGCGCCCGCGCGGCGCAGTTCACGCTCGACGACCTCCGCGGCGGCACGTTCACGCTCAGCAACTTGGGCACGGTCGGCGGGCAATTCTCCACGCCGATCATCAATCACCCCGAAGTGGCGATCCTGCTCCTGGGACGGTCGAAATTGCAGCCGGTCGTGGTGAATGAAACCAAGATCGAACCACGGCTCCTGATGCCGCTGAGCCTGTCCTACGATCACCGCCTGGTGGACGGCGCGACGGCCGGGCGATTCCTGAACGAAGTCATCAACTTCCTGGAAGTGCCGGGACGGCTGCTGTTGGCGCCGTAA